The following are encoded in a window of Impatiens glandulifera chromosome 5, dImpGla2.1, whole genome shotgun sequence genomic DNA:
- the LOC124938592 gene encoding probable inactive histone-lysine N-methyltransferase SUVR1 isoform X2 — protein MAPNPRVAKAFRAMKDLGILEEKTKPVLKKLLKLYEKKWELIEEENYRALADAIFDQEETQVEEKKNPPENNDVNTLEAEASEVDETERPLKRLRLKHQDNNGSVSINNPSPSTGVTPLKHKLPGEGSLPENQSPLTRNKTKALTIHEQSEASQKGASDISQQLVIRGTGSDPVSPTARYKDKGKAPLIAETVSGDTNSALQKSSQALCLKEPKPEPGTEPSKRKRLNTTRVLITPKDEPITDGMPEVVLPISVIHPDPSDNEVSLLEEHRVRDDDCPDENQEDGHTLLNKKGATEKAANIGDGPSSTDIQIAASPCGEESVDVTQAAGLLEHSDTVGGNKKAIDPIPLTNSADADLAEDHISLPSTDADLVEDHISLPSTDIDDGQQTDNITAENGSANEVNGSENASDLGVQRRDNRIQYDLDIANGHEKVVISLMNEVNDENPPSFRYIPHNVVFQNAYVNFSLARLGDDNSCAACSGNCLSSSLPCACARDTGGDYAYTIEGLVKEELLKECISMNRNPQKNCQYYCKECPLERLKSEEIIEPCKGHLVRKFIKECWWKCGCNRRCGNRVVQRGISINLQVFMTPGGKGWGLRTLQDLPKGAFVCEYVGEILTNAELFERVSARSDGEAHAYPVLLDADWGAEGVLKDEEALCLDATYYGNVARFINHRCFDSNMVEIPVEVETPDHHYYHLAFFTTRKVQAMEELTWDYGIDFDDHEHPVKAFKCHCGSKFCRNIKRNSRSKSRK, from the exons ATGGCTCCAAATCCGAGAGTTGCCAAGGCATTTCGCGCGATGAAGGATCTGGGCATCCTTGAGGAGAAGACGAAACCGGTGTTGAAGaaacttttgaaattatatgaaaaaaaatgggaACTGATCGAGGAAGAAAATTATAGAGCCCTTGCCGACGCTATATTCGACCAAGAGGAAACACAG GTGGAAGAAAAAAAGAACCCCCCTGAAAATAATGAT GTTAACACTTTGGAGGCAGAGGCATCTGAAGTTGATGAGACTGAGCGGCCCTTGAAAAGGTTGCGTCTAAAGCATCAAGATAACAATGGCTCAGTCTCTATCAATAACCCTAGTCCCTCAACTGGTGTAACTCCCCTGAAGCACAAACTACCTGGAGAAGGCTCGTTACCAGAAAACCAGTCTCCATTGActagaaacaaaacaaaagctTTGACCATACATGAACAGTCCGAGGCATCTCAAAAGGGTGCGTCTGACATAAGTCAGCAACTTGTCATTAGGGGAACAGGATCTGATCCAGTTTCTCCTACAGCACGCTACAAGGACAAAGGAAAAGCACCTCTTATTGCTGAAACTGTGTCGGGAGACACAAACTCAGCTTTGCAAAAGTCATCCCAAGCTTTGTGTTTGAAAGAACCTAAGCCTGAGCCTGGTACAGAACCATCTAAAAGGAAAAGATTAAATACAACTCGGGTATTGATCACGCCAAAAGACGAACCAATTACTGATGGCATGCCTGAAGTCGTTCTTCCAATTTCCGTGATTCATCCAG ATCCTTCAGACAATGAAGTTTCTTTACTTGAGGAACACAGAGTTAGAGATGACGATTGTCCAGATGAAAATCAAGAAGATGGACATACTTTGCTGAATAAAAAGGGTGCAACTGAGAAGGCTGCAAATATTGGGGATGGCCCTTCTTCTACTGATATACAGATAGCTGCCTCACCCTGTGGAGAG GAATCGGTTGATGTCACACAAGCTGCTGGTTTATTAGAGCATTCTGATACAGTAGGTGGAAATAAAAAGGCTATTGATCCTATACCTCTAACTAATTCTGCTGATGCTGATCTGGCAGAGgatcatatttcactgccttctACTGACGCTGATCTGGTAGAGgatcatatttcactgccttctACTGACATTGATGATGGCCAGCAGACTGACAACATAACTGCGGAGAATGGAAGTGCCAATGAAGTAAATGGCTCTGAAAATGCTTCTGATTTGGGAGTTCAAAGGAGGGATAATAGGATTCAGTATGACCTTGACATTGCCAATGGGCACGAAAAAGTTGTAATTTCACTCATGAACGAGGTTAATGATGAAAACCCACCATCTTTTCGTTATATCCCCCACAACGTGGTCTTTCAAAACGCGTATGTTAATTTCTCATTGGCCCGACTTGGTGATGATAATAGTTGTGCAGCTTGTTCGGGTAACTGTTTATCATCATCGCTACCTTGCGCATGTGCCCGCGATACTGGTGGTGATTACGCGTACACTATAGAGGGTCTTGTTAAAGAAGAACTTTTAAAAGAGTGCATCTCCATGAATCGTAATCCTCAAAAGAATTGCCAATACTACTGTAAGGAGTGCCCACTTGAAAGATTGAAAAGTGAGGAGATCATTGAACCTTGTAAGGGTCACTTGGTACGGAAGTTTATAAAAGAATGCTGGTGGAAATGTGGCTGCAATAGACGATGTGGTAATCGGGTTGTGCAGCGTGGAATATCTATCAATTTGCAG GTTTTTATGACACCAGGAGGCAAAGGATGGGGCCTTCGCACACTGCAGGACCTTCCAAAGGGTGCCTTTGTGTGTGAATATGTGGGAGAAATATTGACAAATGCGGAATTGTTTGAGCGAGTGTCAGCCAGATCAGATGGTGAAGCACATGCATACCCTGTTTTACTTGATGCAGATTGGGGTGCAGAAGGCGTCTTAAAAGACGAAGAAGCTCTATGCTTGGATGCTACTTATTATGGGAACGTTGCAAGGTTTATCAATCACAG ATGTTTCGACTCCAATATGGTTGAGATACCAGTGGAAGTGGAGACACCTGATCATCACTATTATCAT CTTGCTTTCTTCACGACAAGAAAAGTGCAAGCGATGGAGGAACTGACCTGG GATTacggtattgattttgatgatcaTGAACATCCAGTCAAGGCCTTTAAATGTCATTGTGGCAGCAAGTTCTGCCGGAATATTAAACGCAACAGCA GATCAAAATCTAGAAAATGA
- the LOC124938592 gene encoding probable inactive histone-lysine N-methyltransferase SUVR2 isoform X1: protein MAPNPRVAKAFRAMKDLGILEEKTKPVLKKLLKLYEKKWELIEEENYRALADAIFDQEETQVEEKKNPPENNDVNTLEAEASEVDETERPLKRLRLKHQDNNGSVSINNPSPSTGVTPLKHKLPGEGSLPENQSPLTRNKTKALTIHEQSEASQKGASDISQQLVIRGTGSDPVSPTARYKDKGKAPLIAETVSGDTNSALQKSSQALCLKEPKPEPGTEPSKRKRLNTTRVLITPKDEPITDGMPEVVLPISVIHPDPSDNEVSLLEEHRVRDDDCPDENQEDGHTLLNKKGATEKAANIGDGPSSTDIQIAASPCGEVKISLTCSNSAMGRSDFHMPSIDAVLKMVQDNCLRSYKVMDPSFSVTNLMRDMCECFLKLGTDSANESQESVDVTQAAGLLEHSDTVGGNKKAIDPIPLTNSADADLAEDHISLPSTDADLVEDHISLPSTDIDDGQQTDNITAENGSANEVNGSENASDLGVQRRDNRIQYDLDIANGHEKVVISLMNEVNDENPPSFRYIPHNVVFQNAYVNFSLARLGDDNSCAACSGNCLSSSLPCACARDTGGDYAYTIEGLVKEELLKECISMNRNPQKNCQYYCKECPLERLKSEEIIEPCKGHLVRKFIKECWWKCGCNRRCGNRVVQRGISINLQVFMTPGGKGWGLRTLQDLPKGAFVCEYVGEILTNAELFERVSARSDGEAHAYPVLLDADWGAEGVLKDEEALCLDATYYGNVARFINHRCFDSNMVEIPVEVETPDHHYYHLAFFTTRKVQAMEELTWDYGIDFDDHEHPVKAFKCHCGSKFCRNIKRNSRSKSRK from the exons ATGGCTCCAAATCCGAGAGTTGCCAAGGCATTTCGCGCGATGAAGGATCTGGGCATCCTTGAGGAGAAGACGAAACCGGTGTTGAAGaaacttttgaaattatatgaaaaaaaatgggaACTGATCGAGGAAGAAAATTATAGAGCCCTTGCCGACGCTATATTCGACCAAGAGGAAACACAG GTGGAAGAAAAAAAGAACCCCCCTGAAAATAATGAT GTTAACACTTTGGAGGCAGAGGCATCTGAAGTTGATGAGACTGAGCGGCCCTTGAAAAGGTTGCGTCTAAAGCATCAAGATAACAATGGCTCAGTCTCTATCAATAACCCTAGTCCCTCAACTGGTGTAACTCCCCTGAAGCACAAACTACCTGGAGAAGGCTCGTTACCAGAAAACCAGTCTCCATTGActagaaacaaaacaaaagctTTGACCATACATGAACAGTCCGAGGCATCTCAAAAGGGTGCGTCTGACATAAGTCAGCAACTTGTCATTAGGGGAACAGGATCTGATCCAGTTTCTCCTACAGCACGCTACAAGGACAAAGGAAAAGCACCTCTTATTGCTGAAACTGTGTCGGGAGACACAAACTCAGCTTTGCAAAAGTCATCCCAAGCTTTGTGTTTGAAAGAACCTAAGCCTGAGCCTGGTACAGAACCATCTAAAAGGAAAAGATTAAATACAACTCGGGTATTGATCACGCCAAAAGACGAACCAATTACTGATGGCATGCCTGAAGTCGTTCTTCCAATTTCCGTGATTCATCCAG ATCCTTCAGACAATGAAGTTTCTTTACTTGAGGAACACAGAGTTAGAGATGACGATTGTCCAGATGAAAATCAAGAAGATGGACATACTTTGCTGAATAAAAAGGGTGCAACTGAGAAGGCTGCAAATATTGGGGATGGCCCTTCTTCTACTGATATACAGATAGCTGCCTCACCCTGTGGAGAGGTGAAAATTTCTTTGACTTGTAGTAATTCAGCTATGGGAAGGTCTGATTTCCATATGCCTAGTATAGATGCTGTTCTGAAAATGGTGCAGGATAATTGCCTCAGATCCTACAAAGTCATGGACCCAAGTTTCTCTGTGACCAATCTTATGAGAGATATGTGTGAATGTTTTCTGAAACTAGGAACTGACTCTGCAAATGAATCACAGGAATCGGTTGATGTCACACAAGCTGCTGGTTTATTAGAGCATTCTGATACAGTAGGTGGAAATAAAAAGGCTATTGATCCTATACCTCTAACTAATTCTGCTGATGCTGATCTGGCAGAGgatcatatttcactgccttctACTGACGCTGATCTGGTAGAGgatcatatttcactgccttctACTGACATTGATGATGGCCAGCAGACTGACAACATAACTGCGGAGAATGGAAGTGCCAATGAAGTAAATGGCTCTGAAAATGCTTCTGATTTGGGAGTTCAAAGGAGGGATAATAGGATTCAGTATGACCTTGACATTGCCAATGGGCACGAAAAAGTTGTAATTTCACTCATGAACGAGGTTAATGATGAAAACCCACCATCTTTTCGTTATATCCCCCACAACGTGGTCTTTCAAAACGCGTATGTTAATTTCTCATTGGCCCGACTTGGTGATGATAATAGTTGTGCAGCTTGTTCGGGTAACTGTTTATCATCATCGCTACCTTGCGCATGTGCCCGCGATACTGGTGGTGATTACGCGTACACTATAGAGGGTCTTGTTAAAGAAGAACTTTTAAAAGAGTGCATCTCCATGAATCGTAATCCTCAAAAGAATTGCCAATACTACTGTAAGGAGTGCCCACTTGAAAGATTGAAAAGTGAGGAGATCATTGAACCTTGTAAGGGTCACTTGGTACGGAAGTTTATAAAAGAATGCTGGTGGAAATGTGGCTGCAATAGACGATGTGGTAATCGGGTTGTGCAGCGTGGAATATCTATCAATTTGCAG GTTTTTATGACACCAGGAGGCAAAGGATGGGGCCTTCGCACACTGCAGGACCTTCCAAAGGGTGCCTTTGTGTGTGAATATGTGGGAGAAATATTGACAAATGCGGAATTGTTTGAGCGAGTGTCAGCCAGATCAGATGGTGAAGCACATGCATACCCTGTTTTACTTGATGCAGATTGGGGTGCAGAAGGCGTCTTAAAAGACGAAGAAGCTCTATGCTTGGATGCTACTTATTATGGGAACGTTGCAAGGTTTATCAATCACAG ATGTTTCGACTCCAATATGGTTGAGATACCAGTGGAAGTGGAGACACCTGATCATCACTATTATCAT CTTGCTTTCTTCACGACAAGAAAAGTGCAAGCGATGGAGGAACTGACCTGG GATTacggtattgattttgatgatcaTGAACATCCAGTCAAGGCCTTTAAATGTCATTGTGGCAGCAAGTTCTGCCGGAATATTAAACGCAACAGCA GATCAAAATCTAGAAAATGA